A DNA window from Desulforamulus hydrothermalis Lam5 = DSM 18033 contains the following coding sequences:
- the purM gene encoding phosphoribosylformylglycinamidine cyclo-ligase gives MSQPQSQPLTYAGAGVDIEAGNRAVHLMKQAVRSTFRPEVLTDIGGFGGLFALPAGRYQEPVLVAGTDGVGTKLKVAQLTGVHNTIGIDAVAMCVNDILAQGAEPLFFLDYLAVGKLLPERVAEIVSGVAAGCRQAGCALIGGETAEMPGFYSEEEYDIAGFAVGVAERSRIIDGQTIAAGDSIIGLASSGLHSNGYSLARQALLEVAGYRPDTYVPQLGRTVGEELLTPTRIYVKTVLHLLNKFAVKGLAHITGGGLTENLPRILPTGVKAVLNRTAWPVPAVFSLIQQIGQVAEPEMLRTFNMGIGMVLVVPAAEAPAVLQELQRLGETAYLIGRAAAGEPAVEYVYE, from the coding sequence ATGTCCCAGCCTCAATCACAACCCCTTACCTACGCCGGTGCGGGGGTAGACATCGAGGCCGGCAACCGGGCGGTGCATTTAATGAAACAGGCGGTGCGCAGTACCTTTCGCCCGGAGGTGCTGACAGATATTGGCGGCTTTGGCGGTTTGTTTGCTTTACCGGCCGGACGCTATCAGGAACCGGTGCTGGTAGCGGGTACTGATGGCGTGGGCACCAAGTTAAAGGTGGCCCAGTTAACGGGTGTTCACAACACCATCGGCATTGATGCGGTGGCCATGTGTGTTAACGATATTCTGGCCCAGGGAGCAGAACCGTTGTTTTTCCTGGATTATCTGGCGGTGGGCAAGTTGCTGCCCGAACGGGTGGCTGAGATTGTCAGCGGGGTGGCCGCAGGCTGTCGCCAAGCCGGCTGTGCCTTAATCGGCGGTGAAACCGCCGAGATGCCGGGCTTTTACAGCGAGGAGGAGTATGACATTGCCGGTTTTGCTGTAGGTGTGGCGGAGCGCAGCCGGATTATCGACGGTCAAACCATTGCAGCGGGCGACAGCATCATTGGTTTGGCTTCCTCCGGCCTGCACAGCAACGGTTATTCCCTGGCCCGCCAGGCTCTGCTGGAAGTGGCAGGCTACCGGCCGGACACCTATGTGCCACAGCTGGGCCGCACAGTGGGTGAAGAACTGCTGACCCCCACCCGCATTTATGTGAAAACTGTTTTGCACCTGCTGAACAAGTTTGCTGTCAAGGGCCTGGCCCATATCACCGGCGGCGGCTTGACGGAAAACCTGCCCCGCATACTGCCCACGGGGGTAAAGGCGGTATTAAACCGCACAGCCTGGCCGGTACCGGCGGTGTTCAGCTTGATTCAACAGATTGGACAGGTGGCCGAGCCGGAAATGTTGCGCACCTTTAACATGGGGATCGGCATGGTGCTGGTGGTACCGGCTGCCGAGGCGCCGGCAGTATTACAGGAACTGCAACGGCTGGGCGAAACAGCTTACCTTATTGGCCGGGCAGCGGCTGGGGAACCGGCAGTGGAGTATGTATATGAATAA
- the purN gene encoding phosphoribosylglycinamide formyltransferase, with the protein MEKLRVGVLASGRGSNLQAIIDGCRQGLVPARVVVVLSDKAGAYALDRARAAGIPAFHVNPQDFANKHDYERELVKILQSYGVQLVCLAGYLRLVGEPLLQAFPNRMMNIHPALLPAFPGLHGQRDALAYGVKIAGCTVHFVDEGIDTGPIILQAAVPVYDDDTEDTLAARILRQEHRLYPEAVKLFAQGRLRVQGRKVFIDQERDHVED; encoded by the coding sequence ATGGAAAAACTAAGAGTGGGTGTCCTGGCCTCGGGACGTGGTTCTAACTTACAAGCCATTATCGACGGCTGCCGCCAAGGCCTGGTGCCGGCCCGGGTGGTGGTGGTGCTGAGCGATAAGGCCGGCGCCTATGCCCTGGACAGGGCGCGAGCCGCAGGCATTCCGGCCTTCCATGTCAACCCGCAGGATTTTGCCAACAAACACGATTATGAAAGGGAGCTGGTGAAAATACTGCAGTCCTACGGGGTACAACTGGTATGCCTGGCCGGCTACCTGCGGCTGGTGGGGGAGCCCCTGCTGCAGGCTTTTCCCAACCGGATGATGAACATTCATCCTGCTTTATTGCCTGCTTTTCCGGGCCTGCACGGGCAGCGGGATGCTCTGGCCTACGGGGTAAAAATTGCCGGTTGCACGGTTCATTTTGTGGACGAGGGCATTGATACCGGGCCTATTATTTTACAGGCAGCCGTGCCGGTTTACGACGATGATACCGAGGATACCCTGGCGGCCAGGATTCTCCGGCAAGAACACCGGTTGTATCCCGAGGCGGTTAAGCTGTTTGCCCAGGGACGCTTGCGGGTGCAGGGGAGAAAAGTATTTATTGATCAGGAGCGTGATCATGTTGAAGATTAA
- the purH gene encoding bifunctional phosphoribosylaminoimidazolecarboxamide formyltransferase/IMP cyclohydrolase has translation MLKIKRALISVSDKTGLVDFARGLAALGIELVSTGGTAKTLQEAGLPVLYVSQVTGFPEILDGRVKTLHPGVHGGILAQRTQEHLEQLKEHKITPIDLVVVNLYPFRETIAKPDVTLADAIENIDIGGPAMVRAAAKNHAYVGIVVNPARYGQVLAALEQEGDLSPTLRLDLAGEAFAHTAAYDTAIANYLQGLQGQAGFPPVFSLSLVKSQDLRYGENPHQQAAFYRDPAVTGPCIANAEQLHGKELSYNNILDANSALELVREFPEPCAVIIKHNNPCGAAIAESLAAAYQKALAADPVSAFGGIVACNRQVDAATAEQMAQIFLEAVVAPDFTDEALALLKQKANLRLLKTGPLSGQTTDLLEVRKVNGGLLVQQADRAAAAPDRLQVATERRPADHEIKDLLFAMTVVKHVKSNAIVLAKDGRIIGVGAGQMNRVGAARIALAQAGSQAKGAVLASDAFFPFRDTVDEAARAGIAAIIQPGGSIRDDESVAACNQHGIAMVFTGLRHFKH, from the coding sequence ATGTTGAAGATTAAGCGCGCTTTAATCAGTGTATCGGACAAGACCGGTCTGGTGGACTTTGCCCGGGGGCTGGCTGCCCTGGGAATTGAGCTGGTCTCCACCGGGGGGACGGCGAAAACCCTGCAGGAGGCCGGCTTACCGGTGCTATATGTATCCCAGGTAACCGGTTTTCCGGAAATCCTGGACGGCCGGGTCAAAACCCTGCATCCCGGGGTGCACGGCGGCATTTTGGCCCAGCGCACCCAGGAACATTTAGAACAGTTGAAAGAGCACAAGATTACCCCCATTGACCTGGTGGTGGTCAACCTTTATCCCTTCCGGGAAACCATTGCCAAGCCGGATGTTACCCTGGCGGATGCCATTGAAAATATAGATATCGGTGGGCCGGCCATGGTACGGGCGGCAGCCAAAAACCATGCCTATGTGGGGATTGTGGTTAATCCCGCCCGTTATGGCCAGGTGCTGGCGGCTCTGGAGCAAGAGGGTGATCTTTCCCCGACCCTGCGCCTGGATCTGGCCGGCGAGGCCTTTGCCCATACGGCCGCTTATGATACAGCCATCGCCAATTACCTGCAGGGCCTGCAGGGCCAGGCGGGTTTCCCGCCGGTGTTCAGCCTGTCGCTGGTAAAATCCCAGGATTTGCGTTACGGCGAGAATCCCCACCAGCAGGCAGCCTTTTACCGTGACCCGGCCGTAACCGGCCCCTGCATTGCCAATGCGGAACAGCTGCACGGCAAGGAATTGTCCTATAACAACATTCTGGATGCCAACAGTGCTTTGGAGTTGGTGCGGGAATTCCCTGAACCCTGTGCGGTGATTATTAAGCACAACAATCCCTGCGGGGCAGCCATAGCAGAATCGCTGGCGGCCGCTTACCAAAAAGCGCTGGCAGCCGACCCGGTTTCCGCCTTTGGCGGTATTGTTGCCTGCAACCGGCAGGTGGATGCCGCAACTGCCGAGCAAATGGCGCAGATTTTCCTGGAAGCGGTGGTGGCGCCTGATTTTACTGACGAAGCATTGGCCCTTTTAAAGCAAAAAGCAAACCTGCGGCTGCTTAAGACGGGACCGTTAAGCGGGCAAACCACAGATCTGCTGGAAGTAAGAAAGGTTAACGGCGGGCTGCTGGTGCAGCAGGCCGACCGGGCAGCGGCCGCGCCGGACCGGCTGCAGGTGGCGACTGAACGCCGGCCGGCGGATCATGAAATAAAAGACCTGTTGTTTGCCATGACGGTGGTGAAACATGTCAAGTCTAACGCCATCGTACTGGCAAAAGACGGCCGGATTATCGGTGTGGGGGCCGGGCAAATGAACCGGGTGGGCGCAGCCCGCATTGCCCTGGCCCAGGCAGGTTCCCAGGCTAAAGGTGCTGTGCTGGCCAGTGATGCCTTCTTCCCCTTCCGGGATACGGTGGACGAGGCGGCCAGGGCAGGTATTGCCGCGATCATTCAGCCGGGTGGCTCCATCCGGGATGATGAGTCTGTGGCGGCCTGCAACCAGCACGGCATAGCCATGGTATTTACCGGTTTGCGGCATTTCAAGCATTAA
- the purD gene encoding phosphoribosylamine--glycine ligase, whose translation MKILVVGSGGREHALVWKLRQSPRVKEIFCAPGNAGMANLAVCVNIAAADINGLLDFAKQEQIDLTVVGPEIPLTNGIVDLFEKEGLKIFGPSRAAAEIEGSKAMAKDLMAKYHIPTARYATFDNAAEARAYVQKYGAPCVIKADGLAAGKGVIVAEDLETALAAVDMIMAERAFGRAGDKVVIEEYLQGEEVSVLAFVDGETVVPMVAAQDHKRAGDQDTGPNTGGMGAYAPAPVYTPELADKVLKDILYPTVRAMAAEGRHYRGVLYAGLMVTPEGPKVLEFNARFGDPETQPVLALLKTDLVDIIEAVLEGRLARQPIVWQEGAAVCVVMAAGGYPGKYETGQAIKGLERVPDGVQVFHAGTARRDGKIVTNGGRVLGVTALGRDIPEAIRRAYQGVAAIEFAGAHYRTDIGQKAVNR comes from the coding sequence ATGAAAATACTGGTGGTTGGCAGCGGCGGACGGGAACATGCTCTGGTTTGGAAATTGCGGCAAAGCCCCCGGGTGAAGGAAATTTTTTGCGCACCGGGCAATGCCGGCATGGCAAACCTGGCTGTGTGTGTAAACATTGCCGCGGCAGACATAAACGGCCTGCTGGACTTTGCCAAACAAGAACAAATTGACTTGACGGTGGTGGGGCCGGAAATACCCCTGACCAACGGTATCGTAGATTTATTTGAAAAAGAAGGCTTAAAAATATTCGGTCCCTCCCGGGCGGCCGCCGAAATTGAAGGGAGCAAGGCCATGGCCAAGGATTTAATGGCCAAGTATCATATCCCCACCGCCCGTTACGCTACTTTTGACAATGCGGCGGAGGCCCGGGCCTATGTGCAAAAATACGGGGCGCCCTGCGTTATTAAAGCCGACGGGCTGGCCGCGGGCAAGGGTGTTATCGTGGCGGAGGACCTGGAAACAGCGCTGGCGGCAGTGGATATGATCATGGCCGAGCGGGCTTTCGGGCGAGCCGGTGATAAGGTGGTTATTGAGGAATATTTACAGGGTGAAGAGGTCAGCGTACTGGCCTTTGTGGACGGTGAAACGGTTGTGCCCATGGTGGCGGCCCAGGATCACAAACGGGCGGGCGACCAGGATACCGGTCCCAATACCGGCGGTATGGGAGCATATGCCCCGGCGCCGGTATATACGCCGGAACTGGCGGATAAAGTGTTAAAGGATATACTTTATCCCACCGTACGGGCTATGGCCGCCGAGGGCAGGCATTACCGGGGGGTTTTGTATGCCGGCCTGATGGTAACCCCGGAGGGGCCGAAGGTGTTGGAATTCAATGCCCGGTTTGGCGACCCCGAAACCCAGCCGGTGCTGGCTTTACTGAAAACAGACCTGGTGGATATTATTGAAGCCGTATTGGAAGGACGCCTGGCCCGGCAGCCCATTGTCTGGCAAGAGGGAGCGGCCGTTTGTGTGGTGATGGCCGCCGGCGGCTATCCCGGCAAATACGAAACCGGCCAGGCGATCAAAGGCCTGGAGCGGGTGCCGGACGGTGTACAAGTATTCCATGCCGGCACCGCCCGGCGGGACGGTAAAATTGTTACCAACGGCGGCCGGGTGCTGGGGGTAACCGCCCTGGGGCGGGATATCCCGGAGGCCATCCGCCGGGCTTACCAGGGCGTAGCGGCCATTGAATTTGCCGGCGCCCATTACCGTACGGATATCGGGCAAAAGGCAGTTAACAGGTAA
- a CDS encoding YerC/YecD family TrpR-related protein: MAYTGKLRDKLNDRLFEAILTLQDIDECYRFFEDICTVSELRSLAQRLEVAKMLEANRTYGEIAGKTGASTATISRVKRCLNYGADGYKLVLSRLPDPGPLKEE, from the coding sequence TTGGCATACACCGGAAAGTTGCGGGATAAACTTAATGACCGCCTGTTTGAAGCAATTCTTACCTTGCAGGACATTGATGAGTGCTACCGCTTTTTTGAAGATATTTGTACGGTTTCAGAGTTGCGCTCCCTGGCCCAAAGGTTAGAAGTGGCAAAAATGCTGGAGGCCAACCGTACCTACGGCGAAATTGCCGGCAAAACGGGTGCCAGCACGGCCACCATCAGCCGTGTTAAACGCTGTTTAAATTACGGTGCCGACGGCTACAAGCTGGTGCTGTCACGGCTGCCGGATCCCGGTCCGTTAAAGGAAGAATAA
- the hisZ gene encoding ATP phosphoribosyltransferase regulatory subunit, which translates to MTSSRFGRLAPGVRDMLPAEAHRLRNLKEAFCDLVTGWGYREVVTPSFEYIENLASEEIQEDKFFKFLDRQGHLMALRPDMTRPIARLVATRMKGIAPPLRLFYLANVFNYEQPQVGRQREFCQAGVELLGASSPEADAEVVALVTEYLRQSGLGDFQISIGHVGIFHGLVKQLGLPKEVAQELKDALGNKDFVKVEKFLASHAATPEEARRALDLIELRGGPAVLDKAAELAQEGPAADAVENLRQLYQGLTCYGLAGHITLDLGLLRGLDYYTGLVFEGYTVAMGFPICGGGRYNQLLAHFGYPMPATGFAVNLERVLVALERLQGPPAEPVTDVLVAWENGSMAQALQTAQALRKQGLKVATALFEYAPARARAEARSLGAGRVIYCFADGTSQELASTP; encoded by the coding sequence ATGACATCCAGTAGATTCGGACGATTAGCTCCGGGGGTAAGAGATATGTTGCCGGCGGAAGCTCACCGGCTGCGCAACTTAAAGGAAGCATTTTGCGATTTGGTGACTGGCTGGGGTTACCGGGAGGTGGTTACCCCCTCCTTTGAATATATTGAGAACCTTGCTTCGGAGGAAATACAGGAGGATAAATTTTTTAAATTTCTCGACCGGCAGGGACACCTGATGGCGTTGCGGCCGGATATGACCAGACCCATTGCCCGCCTGGTGGCTACCCGCATGAAAGGTATTGCGCCGCCCTTACGGTTGTTTTATCTGGCCAATGTATTTAACTACGAGCAACCCCAGGTGGGCAGGCAGCGGGAATTCTGCCAGGCCGGCGTGGAGCTGTTGGGAGCTTCTTCGCCCGAGGCAGATGCCGAAGTGGTGGCACTGGTAACTGAGTACCTCAGGCAAAGCGGCCTGGGCGATTTCCAAATCAGCATCGGCCATGTGGGTATCTTTCACGGGTTGGTAAAACAGTTGGGACTGCCTAAAGAAGTGGCGCAAGAGCTTAAAGATGCCCTGGGCAATAAAGATTTTGTCAAAGTCGAAAAATTTCTGGCCTCCCATGCGGCCACCCCGGAAGAAGCCAGACGGGCGCTGGATCTTATTGAACTGCGGGGCGGGCCGGCGGTGCTGGATAAGGCAGCCGAACTGGCCCAGGAGGGGCCGGCGGCCGATGCCGTCGAGAACCTGCGGCAACTGTACCAGGGCCTCACCTGTTACGGCCTGGCCGGCCATATCACCCTTGATTTAGGGCTGCTGCGGGGGTTAGACTATTACACCGGTCTGGTTTTCGAAGGCTATACCGTGGCCATGGGATTTCCCATCTGCGGCGGCGGCAGGTATAACCAGCTGCTGGCTCACTTCGGCTATCCTATGCCGGCGACCGGTTTTGCCGTCAACTTGGAACGGGTGCTGGTGGCGCTGGAAAGGCTGCAGGGGCCGCCGGCAGAACCGGTCACCGATGTGCTGGTGGCCTGGGAAAACGGCAGTATGGCCCAGGCCCTGCAAACGGCCCAGGCACTAAGAAAGCAGGGGCTCAAGGTAGCCACCGCTTTATTTGAATATGCTCCCGCCCGGGCCAGAGCGGAAGCCAGAAGCCTGGGGGCCGGCCGGGTGATCTACTGCTTTGCGGACGGGACCAGCCAGGAATTGGCCTCAACCCCTTAA
- the hisG gene encoding ATP phosphoribosyltransferase codes for MVAARELLTIALPKGTLYQESVKLLGLAGLNTEGIKEPGRQLLLYSAEDVVRFIICRPTDIPTYVEYGAADLGLVGKDTIVEQHKDVYELLDLQFGGCRFVVAVPEGKETNLAFWNQTRVATKFPRIAEEFFRRQGMQMEIIKLHGNIELAPIVGLAEMIVDLVSTGRTLRENKLVPIADVLSSTTRLIANRVSHRLKNERINPLVERLRQVVEEAYTHGSH; via the coding sequence TTGGTGGCGGCCAGGGAGCTGTTAACCATTGCTCTGCCCAAAGGGACTCTCTATCAAGAGTCCGTAAAATTATTGGGATTAGCAGGGTTAAACACAGAGGGGATTAAAGAGCCCGGGCGGCAGCTGCTGCTGTACTCGGCAGAGGATGTCGTCCGCTTTATTATTTGCCGGCCCACCGACATTCCCACCTATGTGGAATACGGTGCGGCGGATCTTGGCTTGGTGGGTAAAGATACCATTGTGGAGCAGCATAAGGACGTTTATGAGCTGTTAGACTTGCAGTTTGGCGGCTGCCGGTTTGTAGTGGCAGTGCCGGAGGGCAAAGAAACAAACCTTGCTTTTTGGAACCAGACCCGTGTGGCCACCAAATTCCCCCGCATTGCGGAAGAATTTTTCCGTCGGCAGGGTATGCAAATGGAAATTATCAAGCTGCACGGCAATATTGAGCTGGCGCCCATTGTAGGATTGGCTGAAATGATTGTCGATCTGGTTTCTACCGGCCGTACCCTGCGGGAAAATAAGTTGGTACCCATTGCAGATGTGTTGAGCTCGACCACCCGGTTAATTGCCAACCGGGTCAGCCATCGGCTGAAAAACGAAAGGATCAACCCTTTGGTGGAAAGATTGCGTCAGGTGGTAGAGGAGGCTTATACCCATGGCAGTCATTAA
- the hisD gene encoding histidinol dehydrogenase, which yields MAVIKIINAQDRQAIEALFAGRTAHQAALAQRVAAIVEEVRQGGDEALCRFTKQFDQADISPAQLKVSREEIEQAYRQVDRQVLASLQLAKERIAAYHRQQLSRSWFQPDRDGAVLGQLILPLERVGIYVPGGTASYPSSVLMNAVPAKVAGVPQVVMVTPPAADGRVNPYTLVAAAEAGVDEIYKAGGAQAIAALAYGTSTIARVDKITGPGNIYVTLAKRMVYGQVDIDMLAGPSEILVVADGSANPAYAAADLLSQAEHDTLAAAVLITHDRALAQAVSQELAHQVSRLPRQEIARQSLANHSAIILTGSLDESLALANDFAPEHLELLVEEPFQQLGRIRHAGAVFLGHYSPEPVGDYLAGPNHVLPTGGTARFYSPLNVDTFLKKCSVIAFSKESLNKLGPHIVRLAETEGLAAHANAVRIRLKDNV from the coding sequence ATGGCAGTCATTAAAATTATCAATGCCCAGGACCGGCAGGCCATTGAGGCTTTATTTGCCGGCCGCACAGCCCACCAGGCAGCGCTGGCGCAGCGTGTGGCCGCCATTGTGGAGGAAGTGCGTCAAGGGGGCGACGAGGCGTTATGCCGGTTCACCAAACAGTTTGACCAGGCTGATATAAGCCCGGCTCAATTAAAAGTTAGCCGGGAAGAAATTGAGCAGGCCTACCGGCAGGTTGACCGGCAGGTGCTTGCTTCGCTGCAACTGGCCAAAGAGCGGATAGCCGCCTATCACCGGCAACAGCTGTCCCGCTCCTGGTTTCAGCCTGACCGGGACGGTGCTGTGCTGGGTCAGTTGATTTTACCACTGGAGCGGGTGGGCATTTATGTTCCGGGCGGCACTGCCTCTTACCCATCTTCGGTTCTGATGAATGCCGTGCCGGCCAAAGTGGCGGGGGTGCCCCAGGTGGTGATGGTAACCCCGCCGGCGGCTGATGGCCGGGTAAATCCTTATACCCTGGTGGCCGCCGCAGAAGCCGGGGTAGACGAAATCTATAAAGCAGGCGGCGCCCAGGCCATTGCTGCCCTGGCTTACGGCACCTCAACCATCGCCCGGGTGGATAAAATTACGGGGCCGGGCAATATTTATGTAACACTGGCTAAACGGATGGTGTACGGCCAGGTGGATATTGACATGCTGGCGGGGCCCAGTGAAATCCTGGTGGTCGCGGATGGTTCCGCCAATCCGGCCTATGCCGCGGCGGACCTGCTGTCCCAGGCAGAACACGACACTCTGGCAGCCGCTGTCTTAATTACTCACGACCGGGCGCTGGCCCAGGCCGTCAGCCAGGAACTGGCTCACCAGGTCAGCCGGTTGCCCCGGCAGGAGATAGCCCGGCAGTCGCTGGCCAACCACAGCGCCATCATCCTAACCGGCAGCCTGGACGAGTCTTTGGCGCTGGCCAATGATTTTGCTCCCGAGCACCTGGAACTGCTGGTGGAGGAACCCTTTCAACAGCTGGGTCGGATCCGCCATGCCGGGGCGGTTTTCCTGGGCCACTATTCCCCCGAGCCGGTAGGGGATTATCTGGCGGGCCCCAATCATGTGCTGCCCACCGGCGGTACGGCGCGCTTTTATTCCCCCTTAAATGTAGACACCTTCCTGAAGAAGTGCAGCGTAATTGCCTTTTCCAAAGAAAGTTTAAACAAGCTGGGGCCGCATATTGTCAGGCTGGCAGAAACGGAGGGGCTGGCCGCCCACGCTAACGCTGTCAGGATACGTCTTAAGGATAATGTGTAG
- the hisC gene encoding histidinol-phosphate transaminase, which yields MKEVIGLREAFNLANLVRDGLDKLIPYDAHVFPDVIKLDANENPYPFPDEVSRQIGQLAAGDLLSRYPDGEAVELRRDIAAYAGVTPEQVMVGNGSDELILNILLTFGTGGRVLITNPTFSMYKIHSLVAGAKPIPVPRRGDFSVDLPALVCYARQRDSRVIFLCSPNNPTGNASSLEEIESLLQQVNCLVVADQAYLEFGGADCAPLLNRYPNLIILRTFSKAFALAGLRVGYLLAHADVLRQIKKVKQPFNLNAFSQAAARLVLQHTALFQEQIQAILQERQILWQGLQNIEGVTAYPSAANFILFRTNFESKTIHQGLLQQGILIRKLGGPELPGFLRVTVGRPKENELFLQALAKVLQAAGRDSR from the coding sequence ATGAAGGAAGTGATCGGGTTGCGTGAAGCCTTTAATCTTGCTAACCTGGTGCGGGACGGGCTGGACAAGTTAATTCCCTATGACGCCCATGTCTTTCCGGATGTCATTAAGCTGGATGCCAATGAAAACCCTTACCCCTTTCCGGACGAAGTGTCCCGCCAAATCGGGCAACTGGCAGCCGGTGATTTGTTAAGCCGTTATCCGGACGGGGAAGCGGTTGAACTGCGCCGGGATATTGCGGCCTATGCCGGGGTAACGCCGGAACAGGTAATGGTGGGCAACGGTTCTGACGAATTAATATTAAATATTTTGTTAACTTTCGGCACCGGCGGAAGGGTGCTGATTACTAATCCAACCTTTTCCATGTATAAAATTCACTCCCTGGTGGCCGGGGCCAAACCCATACCGGTGCCCCGCCGCGGCGATTTTTCTGTGGATTTGCCCGCCCTGGTGTGTTATGCCAGACAGCGGGACAGCCGGGTTATTTTTCTTTGCTCGCCCAATAACCCCACCGGCAATGCTTCTTCCCTGGAGGAAATTGAAAGCTTGCTGCAGCAGGTCAACTGCCTGGTGGTGGCAGATCAGGCCTATTTGGAATTTGGCGGGGCCGATTGTGCGCCTTTGTTAAACCGCTACCCGAATTTGATTATCCTGCGAACTTTTTCTAAGGCCTTTGCCCTGGCGGGGCTGCGGGTTGGTTACCTGCTGGCTCATGCGGATGTTTTAAGACAAATTAAAAAAGTCAAACAGCCCTTTAATTTAAATGCTTTTTCCCAGGCGGCGGCCCGGCTGGTATTGCAGCATACGGCACTGTTTCAGGAGCAAATTCAGGCTATTTTACAAGAGCGGCAGATACTCTGGCAGGGGCTGCAAAATATCGAGGGGGTTACAGCCTATCCCTCGGCAGCCAACTTTATATTATTTCGCACCAATTTTGAAAGCAAAACCATTCATCAAGGATTACTGCAGCAAGGTATTTTAATCCGCAAGCTGGGAGGGCCGGAACTGCCCGGTTTTCTGCGGGTAACTGTAGGCCGGCCGAAGGAAAATGAACTGTTTTTACAGGCACTGGCGAAAGTGCTGCAGGCAGCGGGGAGGGATAGTCGATGA
- the hisB gene encoding imidazoleglycerol-phosphate dehydratase HisB, with product MTQRQGRVARRTGETDIEVFVSLDGTGDYRLQTGVGFLEHMLSLLAKHGALDLTVRATGDTHIDDHHTVEDIGITLGMAVRQALGDKQGINRYGHALVPMDEALVLAVTDISGRGHLAIDLPLPAARVGNFDTELVEEFMRAFALNSGITLHIRLLSGRNTHHIIEAAFKALGRALRQAAARDGRLTDIPSTKGVL from the coding sequence ATGACCCAGCGGCAGGGCCGGGTGGCACGCCGCACCGGCGAAACCGATATCGAAGTGTTTGTTTCACTGGACGGTACAGGAGATTACCGGCTGCAAACCGGTGTTGGCTTTTTGGAACATATGCTTAGTTTGCTGGCCAAACACGGTGCCCTGGACCTGACTGTCCGGGCAACCGGTGATACTCATATTGACGATCACCATACGGTGGAAGACATCGGCATTACCTTGGGCATGGCCGTCCGGCAGGCACTGGGCGATAAACAAGGTATCAACCGCTACGGCCATGCCCTGGTACCCATGGATGAAGCACTGGTGCTGGCAGTAACGGATATCAGCGGCCGGGGCCATTTGGCTATCGACCTGCCGCTGCCGGCAGCCCGGGTGGGCAATTTTGATACGGAACTGGTGGAAGAATTTATGCGGGCCTTTGCTCTCAACAGCGGTATCACCCTGCATATAAGATTGCTCAGCGGACGCAATACCCACCACATCATTGAAGCGGCTTTTAAAGCGCTGGGGCGGGCTTTGCGCCAGGCAGCGGCCAGGGATGGACGGCTGACTGATATACCTTCCACCAAGGGGGTGCTGTAA
- the hisH gene encoding imidazole glycerol phosphate synthase subunit HisH: MIAVIDYGMGNLRSVQKAFQRVGCQAEIVRDPAAVAAARAVVLPGVGAFRDAMANLQSAGMVEAIHRVVAAGRPFLGICLGLQLLFESSEEFGHHRGLGIFPGTVKRFPEGELKVPHMGWNQVSVTNASPLMEGIPDRSAFYFVHSYYVEPADPRLVIASADYGLTFAAVVGRQNVYGIQFHPEKSSTLGLRILENFGKTVRA, translated from the coding sequence GTGATTGCTGTGATTGATTACGGCATGGGAAATTTGCGCAGTGTCCAAAAAGCATTTCAACGGGTGGGATGTCAGGCCGAAATTGTCCGTGACCCGGCAGCGGTTGCAGCCGCCCGGGCCGTGGTGTTGCCCGGTGTGGGGGCTTTTCGGGATGCCATGGCCAATTTGCAGTCTGCCGGTATGGTTGAGGCCATTCACCGGGTGGTGGCGGCGGGCAGACCGTTTTTGGGAATTTGCCTGGGGCTGCAGCTGCTGTTTGAATCCAGCGAGGAGTTCGGCCATCACCGGGGATTGGGCATCTTTCCCGGTACGGTGAAGCGTTTTCCCGAAGGGGAGTTGAAAGTGCCGCACATGGGCTGGAACCAGGTGAGTGTCACCAATGCCTCACCGCTTATGGAGGGTATTCCTGACCGGTCAGCCTTTTACTTTGTCCATTCCTATTATGTTGAGCCGGCAGATCCCCGGCTGGTTATTGCTTCCGCCGATTACGGCCTTACCTTTGCCGCGGTGGTGGGCCGGCAAAATGTTTATGGTATTCAATTCCACCCGGAAAAGAGCAGTACCCTGGGGCTGCGCATACTCGAAAACTTTGGAAAGACGGTGAGGGCATGA